GCCGTCGGCACCGTCATCCTCCTGCCCACCGCCGCCAGCGCCGCCCCCGCCGTCCAGGCCGCCGCCGCTTCGGCCCCCGTCCCCGCCGCCGGCGCCACCGCCTCCCCCGACGTCATCAACTGGGGCTAAGCAACATGGACATCGTCTACAGCAGCCTGACCCGCCGCTCCGCGGCAGGTCCGGACCCTGCGGCCGAGGTGACGGAAGTCGTCGACACCCTGTGGGCCCACGCCGTCCCCGGGGACGGCCTCGAACACGCCGGCGGCCGGACGGAACAGGACCGGATCGACCTGCTCCTGTTCCTGCGCACCCCCCACGGCCCCGATCCGGACGACGCACAGCGGCGAGCAGCGGCCCTCCTGCACCGCAGCCACCTCGCCTCACCCCTCCTCAACCGCCGCTACCTGCCCCCAGCCCCCCTGCCCGACCCGCCCCACACGCACGACGTCCGGCCGACCGGCCACCACTGACCCCGCCGCCGGCCGAAGCAGCCGGCCCGCAACACCGCGCACCGGCGCCACGCACGTTGACGACCGCTGTTCCTGCAGGACAGCCGTCCAGTCGAACCCAACTGCCCGGCCACAGGGGGACCAAGGCGGACCCTCTCACGCCTACCGAGCCGCCTCCCGCCCAAACGCGCAACCCGCCCCCCGCTCCACTGCTTCCTTCCCCCAGCTTCCGCTCGCGCCTTGCTGTCTCTTCCAGGACGACCGTTCCTGCAGGCCAGCCGTCCGGCCGGGCGCCCCGTCAGCGGATTCGAGCTGGGCCACCACTGATGCACCACCAACCGACCGCACCTCATCTTCAGGAGTCTGTCATGACCATGACCCGCCGCAGCCGCAAGTTCCTCGCCCTGTCCGTGGCTGTCGCCGCCACCGCCGGCATCGCCCTGGGCACCTCCTCCAACTCCTTCGCCGCCGACTCGGCCGGCACGAACACCGACGCGGTGGTCTCCTCCTCGACCGCGAACACGCTCACGGTGGGCTCCGAGGGGACCATCACCACGAGCATCGCCAACCCGGAGACCGCGACCAGCGCCCAGGTGGCGGCGGACTCGTCCTCCTCGGTCACCGACTCCACCACCACCAGCTCCACCGGCGGCTACCAGGCCTTCTCGATGTCGGACGCGGCCGTGACCAAGGACGGCAAGATCGACCGCGCCACGGTCCTCGCCCGGGCACAGTCGTGGGTCGACGAAGGAGTGCCCTACAACCAGGGCCGCAGCAAGACCGACCAGAACGGCACCTACCGCGAGGACTGCTCCGGCTTCGTGTCGATGGCCTGGAACCTGTCCTGGAGCCGCTCCACCGTCACGCTCGACGACCGCTCCGTCACCACCGTCCTCAGCAGCCGCTCCGACCTGCTGCCCGGCGACATCCTGGACTACCCCGCCGACCACACCATCTTGTTCGCGGGCTGGAAGGACCAGGCGGCCGGCACCTTCTACTACTACGCCGAGTCCAACCCGACTGTGCGCACGAACGAGTACGTCGGCAACTTCAACAGCAGCAGCGGCAAGATCGCGGGCTGGGCGATCGGGGACTACAAGTTCCTGCGCTTCAACAACATCGTCGACACCCCGGTCACCATCCCGCCGACCACCATCACCACCGGCACCCACACCACGCCCAGCTACCACGACGTCAACAAGGACTCCCTCGACGACCTGCTCGCGGTCAACGCCTCCACCGGCGCGCTGACCATCTACGGCGGCAAGGGCGACGGCACCTTCAAGACCCCGACCACCGTCGGATCCGGCTGGAACGGCATGGACAAGGTCTCCATGGCGGACTTCAACGGCGACGGCAACGCCGACATCGTGGCGACCAACGCCAGCAACGGAAACCTGTACCTCTACCTCGGCAAGGGCGACGGCACCTTCCAGGCGCCCCTCCAGATCGGCAACGGCTGGGGCGCCATCTCCAAGATGGTCGCCGGCGACCTCGACGGCGACGGCAAGGCCGACATCCTGGCCGTCAACGCCAGCAACGGCAACCTGTACTTCTACAAGGGCACTGGCACCGACGTCGCGTCCGGCGTCCAGATCGGCAACGGCTGGGGCGGCATGACCCAGCTCGGCATGGGCGACTTCAACAAGGACGGCAAGGCCGACCTGGTCGCCGTCAACGGCAGCAACGGCAACCTGTACCTCTACTCCAGCACCGGCACCGACGTCGCCAGCGGCGTCAAGATCGGCACCGGCTGGGCCAGCATGGACAAGTTCACCGTCGCCGACATCAACAACGACGGCATCGCCGACATCGCTGCCACCAACGGCCAGACCAACAACCTCTACATCTACGCCGGCACCGGCTCCGGCACGGTCAAGAGCGGCGTCTACGTCGGCGGCGGCTGGAACACGATGAACCGCCTCATCTGATCCCGACGGCCACCGCCCGCACGGGCACACCATCTGACCGCGCACCCTCCCAGTGCCGAACTCCGAAGGAATAACTGTCATGCCCATTGTCATGCCGCTCCTGAAGAAGTCCGCCGCCGCCACTGCCGTCGCCGCTTCCGCCGTCATCGGCCTGACCGCTCTGCCCGCACACGCCGACACCGGCTCACAGATCGTGCAGATCGCCCAGGCCAACCTCGGCAAGGGCCCCTGCGACACCAACAGCGCAGGCGGCGCCTCCTACGGGTCCTCCTGCACCGGCAACGGCGGCAGCCCGGAGTTCTGGTGCGCCGACTTCGTCAAGTGGGTCTGGGGTCAGGACGGCGTCAACGTCAGCGGCCTGACGCCGGCCGCGGGCAGCTTCGGCCAGTACAACGGCGGCCTGTCCAGCACCCCGCACGTCGGCGACGCGGTCGTGTTCAACTACAAGGGCGGCGGCGTCGCCGACCACGTCGCGATCGTCAGCCAGGTCAACGCCGACGGCACCATCGTGACCATCGGCGGCGACGAAGGCGGTGTCAGCGGGAACTGGGCCGCCACCGCCCACGTCCACGGCGACGGCCCCTACAGCGGCGCCATCGGCTACAGCTCCTACATGGGCATGAACATCAGCGGCTACGTCTCCCCGATCGGCGGGAACAGCGGCGGCACCGTCACCACGCCGGCCCCTGACCCCGTCACCACCGCCCACGTCTTCATGGTCGGCTCCGGCAACACCCTGTTCAACCAGGACGGCAACTACGCCAAGGGCACCTGGTCCGCCCTGCAGTCCGTTCCGGGCGGCGCCGCCGGCGTCACCAAGGTCGCGGCCGCTAGCACCGGCAAGATCACCCGCCTGTACGCCATCGGCTCCGACAACTCGATCTACACCAACGACGGCAACTACGCGACCGGCACGTGGGGCACCTGGCAGAAGATCCCCGGCACCACCGGGGCCCGCGAACTCACCGCGGTCGCGATCGGCAACACCGTCCACCTCTTCTACATCAACTCCAGCAACACCATCTCCAACGTCGACGGCGACTACACCAGGGGCACCTGGTCCTCCGTCAAGCAGGTCCCCGGCGGCGCGGCCGGCGTCCAGAAGATCGCCGTCACCGCCCAGGGCAACGCCGTCCACCTGTACCTCACCGGCTCCGGCAACACCCTCTACAACATCAACGCCGACTACAACGCCGGCACCTGGTCCTCGCTCATGGCCCTGCCCGGCGGTGCCTCCGGCGTGCAGAACCTCACCGTCGCCACCGTCGGCAGCATCGACCACCTCTACTACACCGGCGCCGGCAACACGCTGTTCAACCAGGACGGCGACTACGCCAAGGGCACCTGGACCGGCGTCATGACCGTCCCCGGCGGCGCCTCCGGCGTCGGCTTCCTCTCCGCCGCCGCCATCGGCTCCACCGTCCACCTGTACTTCACCGGCTCGGACAACACTCTCTACAACATCGACGCCGACTACAACGCCGGCAAGTGGTCCAGCGTCTACCACATCCCCGGCGGCGCGGCCGGCCTCGGCGCCATCACGACCAGCACCAACTGATCACGAGCAGGCCCACCCGAACCACGCGCTGTGGCCCTCCTGCCAAGGCAGGAGGGCCACAGCGCGTCATTCCCCACCCACGCTCCCACCACGGTGTCACCAGGGGACTGTCGAGACCCCATGTGCACGCAGCGAGCCGTCGGCCAGGACGCGCCGATCGACCTGACCGCCCACCGACCCAAGCGGGTCAGACTGACGGAGGACTGAGCGGTGACGCCGGAGGAGTACGAACGCTGGCACATCCGCACGTGCTCACGCTGCGGCCGACGGGCGGCGGAGTCCATGCGAGCGCACCAGTCCCGGAAGCCGGGTCTGCGCGAACCATTGACGGCCCTTCAGACCCCCGGCTATACCTTCCTGTGCACGACAGAAAGGAAAGTTTCCTAACAGGATTGCCGGAGGCCCCCACATGCGACCGTCCGTATCCCGCCGTCCGCTCCGCACCGCTCTCGCCACCTCCCTCGCCGCGCTCGGCCTGGTCGCCGGCGCGGCCGCGACCGGCGCCCCCACCGCCCACGCCGCGACGACCGTGCCCGCGCACCTCTTCGCCCCCTACTTCGAGGCCTACTCGGGCGACGACCCGGCGACCGTCGCCGCCCAGTCCGGCGCGAAGTGGCTGTCCATGGCGTTCCTGCAGACCCACAGCAAGGGGTCCTGCACGCTCTACTGGAACGGCGACACCAGCCAGCCGATCTCGTCCTCGACCTACGGCACCTCGATCAGCAAGATCCGCTCGGCCGGCGGAGACGTGATCCCCTCGCTCGGCGGCTACACCGCCGACACCACCAACACCGAGCTCGCCGACAGCTGCACGAGCGTCAGCTCGATCGCCTCCGCGCTCGAGCACCTGATCTCGACCTACAAC
This genomic interval from Streptacidiphilus rugosus AM-16 contains the following:
- a CDS encoding C40 family peptidase, translated to MTMTRRSRKFLALSVAVAATAGIALGTSSNSFAADSAGTNTDAVVSSSTANTLTVGSEGTITTSIANPETATSAQVAADSSSSVTDSTTTSSTGGYQAFSMSDAAVTKDGKIDRATVLARAQSWVDEGVPYNQGRSKTDQNGTYREDCSGFVSMAWNLSWSRSTVTLDDRSVTTVLSSRSDLLPGDILDYPADHTILFAGWKDQAAGTFYYYAESNPTVRTNEYVGNFNSSSGKIAGWAIGDYKFLRFNNIVDTPVTIPPTTITTGTHTTPSYHDVNKDSLDDLLAVNASTGALTIYGGKGDGTFKTPTTVGSGWNGMDKVSMADFNGDGNADIVATNASNGNLYLYLGKGDGTFQAPLQIGNGWGAISKMVAGDLDGDGKADILAVNASNGNLYFYKGTGTDVASGVQIGNGWGGMTQLGMGDFNKDGKADLVAVNGSNGNLYLYSSTGTDVASGVKIGTGWASMDKFTVADINNDGIADIAATNGQTNNLYIYAGTGSGTVKSGVYVGGGWNTMNRLI
- a CDS encoding CHAP domain-containing protein, with amino-acid sequence MPIVMPLLKKSAAATAVAASAVIGLTALPAHADTGSQIVQIAQANLGKGPCDTNSAGGASYGSSCTGNGGSPEFWCADFVKWVWGQDGVNVSGLTPAAGSFGQYNGGLSSTPHVGDAVVFNYKGGGVADHVAIVSQVNADGTIVTIGGDEGGVSGNWAATAHVHGDGPYSGAIGYSSYMGMNISGYVSPIGGNSGGTVTTPAPDPVTTAHVFMVGSGNTLFNQDGNYAKGTWSALQSVPGGAAGVTKVAAASTGKITRLYAIGSDNSIYTNDGNYATGTWGTWQKIPGTTGARELTAVAIGNTVHLFYINSSNTISNVDGDYTRGTWSSVKQVPGGAAGVQKIAVTAQGNAVHLYLTGSGNTLYNINADYNAGTWSSLMALPGGASGVQNLTVATVGSIDHLYYTGAGNTLFNQDGDYAKGTWTGVMTVPGGASGVGFLSAAAIGSTVHLYFTGSDNTLYNIDADYNAGKWSSVYHIPGGAAGLGAITTSTN